taataggttatattttattaattaataaaaaataaaatataagacTATCCAAAACAAGATAGCATAACGAAAAGTgagaatcttttaaaaaatacattgaTGGTATACATCAAACGGTATATAAACATACTAAGAAtaagttaaaagaaaaaaaaataataggaTAAATTGATGAAACAAAGAATTGTCTTCAGGAAGATGGTGAGCTAAgagggattttttttttttgaattttacgAAACAACTTGACTGAGTTTGCAAAAGTGGTAGATGACATCGAACTGCagtctttaaaaattaattggTTGTGAACTTTTTAACAGTGTCAACAAATAATGGCAAACAATTGAGAGTTTCAGTCAGCATTCTTCAACGAGTTAATCATTTTCGTTGCTGCAATCTACCatattcaaaaatcatcaaaattttaCGAGAAAAAATAGTCTCTAAAAGAACTTTAAGATACACTTCTTTACTTATAGAACAGCAGAACAAACAATAAATAATCGTTTCTGTTGCTTCGTAACGACAACAGAAACATATTACCATATTGGCAACGGAAAAGCTCTGCATACAAGCCATTAGGGCTTGTATGCTTTACAAGTTtattaaacaataaatttaaaatacgcGCTCCTCCTGGTACGTTGATTACACGCGCTATATAATATGCCGCGTATATATAActtccaaatttaaaatatttgtttccttcttcgttTTCGTTATTTTGAGATTTCGTTGTGCTTCTTCTTGCGCGTTTTCCTCATTCTTCTCCATCgatcttttcctcttcttttctcacTGGTATGTTCTTCGTTTACGTTCTCTTTTTCTGTTTCTGCATCTCGAGCTTCGTTTTTCTCTcttgatttgttgttttctgaaatcaaagttcgagctcgttttgaagataatggatccTTCAAGCTCAGATTCTGCGTTGAATCCAGGCGATgtggattatgaatttgaatctaacgaagttcctgaggtttgatttacaGTAATTTGTATAGCATTGTGTAGTTTAAAAATTGCTGAACATTGTTTAATTACCTGGAATTTATAGCAGatgaatttgaatctaacgaagttcctgaggtttgatttacaGTAATTTGTATAGCATTGTGTAGTTTAAAAAATTGTTGAACATTGTTTAATTACCTGGAATTTATAGCAGACGCTCGGGTGTAGATCAATttcttctttgggtgtattttagctataagtgtgggtgtatgtacactttactggttttttgttatttttaattgagttgttgttgttcaggtgtattatatcagacatgattgtgtgtgtttttagtttttgacatggtgtattctgcagtCTGTGTATTGAGAGTTTATGGCTTTAAAGGTCATTCTGTAGTTGAGTTGTTTCGGTTCGGGTGTATCATATTAGCCatgattgggtgtattttgtatcATACTTATGGGTGTATTCACAGTTCTGACACGGTTTATTGTGCAGCCTCTCTCTGTTGTTGATGACGAGCTTGTTCCGAAGGTCGGAATGACCTTTACGACCCTTGAAGATGCCGGAAAATTTTACAGGAACTACGCCAAGGCTGCAGGTttctctacaagagttcggtgcacaaataggaagggaacgagattaagaatcaactgattacatgtagcagagagggaaaatggaaatctaaaatatctccaaccgagaagaccaatccgacagccggtctaaactgtcctgcaagaatttatatacacacattgaaggatgtcggtgcttggatcatttcaaaggttgtgctggatcattcacacccctgctgtccaagcaaagcagagatgctcaaacagcacagggaactaagcatgtccattcgtcgtacgatagagaataacgacgaggccggtatcagaccaagcaaaacctaccaatcatttgttgcggCTGCCGGGGGTCACCGCGAGTTAAATTTCATCGAAAAGGACGTGAGGAATTACATTACCAGGGAAGTGCGGAATGTTTCCGAACAAGAAGATGCAAAAGAATTCGGGAAATATTTGTTAaggatgaaagagaagaatccgaATTTCTTTTTCGAGCTCAAACTCGAGGAGGATCAATCGATTAAGCTGGCCTTTTGGGCCGACGCAAGAAGCAGAGCCGCCTGTGAGTATTTCGGAGACGTCATTTCATTCGacaccacctacaatacaaacaggtaacaaactgtccctttttatgatgctaaattaatttatttttactaatcCGCAGCAGAGGTGTATATTGGCCGTGTCATTGGGTGTATTATAAGCATTTGTTGGGGTGTACCTAATGATTTTGCATTCTGGACCATGGCACTTCGtttcaggtataatttggtctgtggttcttttgtcggggtgaatcaccacggccagtcaacacttctcggatgctctttgatgaagaacgaagaaattgaatcattcaaatggttatttcaatgctggcttcgttgcatgggaggaaacgctccgaaagggtttctcaccgatcagtgcgcatcaatgaaaagggctctagaggcctgtatgccaacaacagttcaccgctggtgtatttggcacatcatgaagaagattccaagcaaattaaacgggTACAAGGCACACGCCGATGTCGAACAACAAATGAGccatgttgtttggaactctcacagcaaagactcattcgataggaattggaacgattttctggtgaattttggtcttgcggacaacaagtggctctcaggtaatgtgtttttaaattctgcagcagaggtgtaaattgtACTGTCTCTCGGGTGTATTTTACAGtgtgtgtttgggtgtattatgcagatctgtACGAAGACCGTCACATATGGGTTCCTATCTATCTGGACCACCACTTCTgggcagggatgagaagcacacaaaggagcgagagcatgcattcatttttaACAAGTACATCACCCGTAACAGCTCGCTCATTCAGTTCGTCAAACAGTACGATAATTGCCTCGGAAGCAGGgagcaagcagagagagaatcagatgctgcagattttcataCGGTCATACCATGTGCAACCAAATCCCCCATCGAAACTCAGTTTCAAGATGCGTACACCCAAGCAAAGTTTAGGGAAGTCCAAGCCCAATTCAGAGGAAAGGCGAATTGCATCACCAGATTAAAGAATTCTGCTCTAGGCTATTCAGTATACGAAGTTGGAGAACAAGTTTCCAGCTCAATATTGGACAAGTTCGCGGTTACCTACGACTCAGTTGCAGCCGAGGTAAAATGCCAATGTTTATTATTCGAGTCGAGAGGGATACTGTGCCGTCACGCACTAAGCGTGTTAAGCTTCGAACAAGTAAGCCAAGTGTCCCCTAGGTACATACTGgaacgatggagcaagaaggtaaagaggcaacacacacacatcaagagcagccacgacgagccactaattgagccaagaagcaagaggttCGACCAACTTGTTTTCCGTTCGCAAAATATTTGCGAATTTGCCTCCGAATCAGAGGAGCTGACTGCAATTCTGCACCGTGCGTACGACAACGTCATGGCCGAGATGGAAGCAGTAAAAGCCAAAAGGAAGGGGACATCTTCTTTATCCCACGAAgacgccaacttggaatccgttaacgagcttcaaagcccgccaaggattcgaacaagaggacgtccaaaaaacaggctaggttcaaagctggagaaacagattgcaaatgccacaaagaagaagaagacaaaaGTTTTAAGCGAGGTAAATGTGATGTTCTTTAAATCTGTGGCgattgagtttatttttctaGTTAATTGTTTAGCTAATGCGTGAGTGTTATATTCAGATAAACCtgtttgatgctgcatcagcggCGCATTCAAGTAGCAGCCAATACCAGGGACAAGTTATAAATTATCAGTTCAGGGTACCAGCAGCAGGGGATAActctttgggtgtatagttATAGGGAGTATGGGTGTAAAATCCCTGTtacctttgggtgtatttttgttaatagACAATTTACATATAGACACATATATAGATACATATAGAACAAAAGCTGTAAAATTTCACAGGTTATGGGCGTATTTTTCagttggttttttttttcatattttagtaGTTGTAATTCATTCATTTTGAATACTGCACAGACAATTGGGTGTATATTATTACTCAACCTCGGGTGTATTATTAGACTAGCGTTGGGTGTAACAATTTATAATATGCGTATGCCTTGATTTTTGCTTTATGTTTTACCACCTGTAATACAGTTTTTAAATACATCACAGACAGTTTAGCAGCACAGATAGTTTAACTATGGGAAAAAATATACATTGAATAAATTGAATGGCAAACATTTACATCATTTGTTCAATTTACAAACTACCCAGTTTCTATATCCTCAGAATTAATCTGACAGAACGGACTCAATAATACAGAGGATGGCTTCGACAGCCTTATAGCACTACTCTCTCTAATTACCTGATCTCTCTGTCTATTCAACTCACTAAATAGTATCCGGGAAGCATATTCCACTCTGTAGTGGTCCACCTCCTCCTACAATTAAAAAGTATGTTATGTTTAAACAGAAATATTAATTCAGTAAAGTAATACAGAGTTATATACTTCTAAAGACAGTTACCTGTGTCCAGTTATCCCATTCATACTTCCCCTTTTTAATGTTTTCCGGCTCTATTAACTCAAGCCACTTCATTACGTAAATAGCGCAGTCATAGCTGAAaacgaagaaaataaattacaaatctcaTTTAGGAAAGTTTAAGGTTCAGAGTCACAAATCTATACCTTGTTTTTTGGCCTGAAATTTTAACATATGGGGCTTTAATTTCCTTCTCCTTTTCGCCTTTCTCGAGAGGTTTCCCGCCGGCATATGCTATCAATCTCGAAAATACATATCCCTTAAATACCAAAACAAGTCAGTAATACACCCGAGTCAATTGACAAGACACACCCAACTTAATATGGAATATACACCCAATTGAATATGGAATATACACCCAATTGAATATAGAATATACACCCAACTCAACTTTCAAAACAGACGTATCTATTAAAGTAAAGAAGACAGAGGGAACTTACAGTGAATTTATTAATGTCCTTTCTCTCATGGCTTGGAGCTTTTTTGTGCAGCGGGTCAAGTATTTGACATTTCCGCGTTCTTGTATTTATCAGCCATAACCACCAATGTCCCGAGTGGCAAACAGGAGCAAAAATCTGAAAGATTGCCACATTTCAACAGTCTGTTATTTTACTTGGCATATAAGTAAATAAGCGTACTAACAAATTTACGAAACAAAAACTTACATATGGATGcgaacttaattttttcctaTCTATGAAGGGAATGAAATTGGGGTAGGCTTCCACCCTGAATTCTCTGTTCGTTTTCGGAGATATGAATTCCCCCTTTGGGTGATCAGAAAGTGCCATGCTCTGCAAGAATTGCAATACAAGAAATGAAAACATGAACATAAACAACTTACACCCAATCTAAGCtaaaaaaatacacccaaaccaatgcataaaatacacccaaagttcgtagaagtaacacttaccacaatatctggggggagacagtatatttgtgcatgaaacctcttttcctttttctggtTTAGGATGAGGCAGATGGCAGATACAACCtagaaatcaattttaaattaataaccaTTGCAGTTGACTTTGGTgtaaaaacattaatgttagTCTAAAATTACCTGACATTCTATATCACTGCTTGCCTGGAGGGATGCAAGGTGCGTTCTCATCAAAATGTACTCTCCTTGGCCAGTCACAGTGCATATCTCCTCAAACTCGTTAGTATCACCCTTTGCATCCTCCTTCAGTCTCGTCCCCCAGATGTAGCTTTTCTTTCATATCATCCGGAATTTGATTTGTTCCCCCCGGTGTTTCAAACTTAGCAGAACTTTCTCCCCCAGTCTCCCTCCGAATTTGCGGACTTTCGTCTTTTCCCTTTGCTAACTTTTGGACCAAACTGTCCAATTGTTCCAGTATAGTTGCAGTTTCTGGAGATTTTTCCCTTTCTGTCTCCTGCGTCGACGCCCCCTCCTGGCTTGAATCTGTCAATCCgaggctgaatgatggcatCGGCAGATCTGTTTTAGGAACATAGCTTGCTGTCCGTGCCATCATCAACAGGGCAGCAGCGTCCTCGGCGTCTGGATGACTGCATCAGTATGTATAAGAATGAGAGTAAGAATAAGAATATACGGATGACAAGCAAGGATTGATTCTAGTCTAATTAACTTACATTTTTGTTGGAGCTGGGGGAAGCTTGGGTGTTGTTTCTTGATGTTGTTTGGGGGTTTCAGGAGTGCTGCACAGTTGCACAAAATCGATCAGGAAGAGTATACACCCAAACTCTTagcaaatatacacccaaacattaagcaaatatacacccaatacTATTTTCTTACGTTTCTCTAGCCCCTTCAATCTGTAGCATAGGGGTTGGTTCGGAATCTGCGTCAGTGGTTGTTTGCTGGGATGGCGGCACAAAAAATTGGATCGGGACtctaaataagaataaaaatgaaaggttaacaacatatttgaaaatattaaggttataaggttgaaataTTCTTGCATATCTCACATTGCAAGCGCTTCCGACTGCGTTTGTTCCCTAACAACCATCATATTCGAATTGTCCGGAGTCAACCTAAAATACATGCAAAGAAGGTCAACAAATACACCCgaacaattcaaaaagaagacgggctttgttttttgagaacttacatagttgcagtttttgctttttttttgctgccttttttttcttgaataaaataataaagggcttttttttctaaaaaaaatatatacagaattagaagtagaagttattagaagaagaaaagtaacggttatttgaaagagaaattacatgctCTGAGACGGCAGGGTTACACTACTCTGTTCTGTGCGTCTTTGAGAGGAAGTATCATCACTTCCCAAGTTGACAGCCGGTAGTCTAAACAGATTTCATGTTATTCAAAACAAATATACATCCAACTTAGTGAACAAGATACACCCAACTTGATGCACAGAATACACCCATATTGTTTCACAGAATAcataacaagattttattaaataataaagcttCTTACGTTTCAGAGGACACATAGCGATCTTCTGTCGATCCCAGGTCAGGCTGGTTGTCCCTGCGAAACAAGATACAATTATTAGcaaacaaaagacaccaaaatcTCAAATACACAGCACAGCAAGACATACCCCTCTGCAGCAGATTTACGAACGTTTTCCCCTAGCCATTCATCGAGTTCGTCACTCGATATTTCATATGTCTCACTACATTCATAAAATAAGacgttaacaaaaataattacgatGATAGACCATAGTATAGCTTATGAGGTACTGTACCCGTCAAAGTATTGATCTTTTTCAGGAGGTGAATCCTCCACaactacttttttctttttttgtggtgttctgggtggaaaaaaaaaacagtaccaatcagaaataaaaaattaattttatcacagaATTTTATCCAAAGAAGTGCTTACTCTTTTGgagttgtttttgtttctttctttttcttctccttctccgcAGGCAATGATTCTTCGATCCTATAAGTCAATAACAGACGCTTCAGTTAATACACGAAATCTTTATAACGAagccaaaagaaaggagtaataatttcaggacaTTACTCGTCACTTGGTTCAGATTCAGATTCTGAATCAGAATCCGACTCCTCTTCcctctgctttctttttcttgagtcCATTCTGCAGGCAAACAATcatcatttagaacatactaaaaatacacccaattgAATTCATGAGACACACCCAACTGAGTatacaatatacacccaacgcaGCAAAAGAAACACACCCTGCTTAATAAGCTACATACACCCAACGTGGACAagcaaaatacacccaaaccctataaagaaattacacccaagtatggtacttactttttcccctttttgccAGGGTGTTTAATTCCCGAATCCTCCGAGTCTTCTTGAGCCTcagactcagaggtagaagTATCACTCTCGGTAGTTTCTGTCTCCGAAGACGATGTTGAGCTCGCcttcctttttttgttttttttatttcttgttctttttgtttttttttctttttttctcattttttcttttgtctctGCCAAATTCAGAATCCCCTGAAACatgagatattttagttagcaCCATTAGGGTAAATAAAGTACACTAACTTATTATGATTACTCACCAAAgtttcctctctctcttcattcattcttttcaccAATTGCTCCTTAGTCCAGTTGGCAATCCATGGCTTTGGTGGTCTTTCACCCCTGTTGTTGCGTTTGTTTTTTGAAAGGTGAAAGTAGATTATCATCAGGGCGAAGAGGCAGCCATTGattgccttcttcttcttctcctggTAGTCTGTTATGCCCCTGATCATGAAGGTCAAGACATGCCCCCCCCAGTTTCTCTCCTCTATGCCCTCCATCTCAAAAATCGGGACCAGGTGCACCGGCGATATTTTGTTTATCGTCGTTGGCAAAAGGAACGCCATCTGTATGTAGAGGATGAATATCCTCTTGAACATCAGGCGTTCCTCTTCGTTGCCAACGCCGATTTCCATCATTTCATCGGTAAGACTTTTGAGGGTCTTACCCTggaatcttttaaaattattttgtcagATTCAGAAAGTTTCTTGTAGTCAACTTTCTCAGGAaatagatctcctacaaaaaggaaaacaaCAAAGCAACCAAGTCAGTTCAGATACACCCAAGCATCAGGTTAATATACACCCAAGCAACAACTTAATATACATCTATAATTTTGAGCTAATTACCTGTTGCATTGATGCCAAGCGCATCACCTATTTTTTTCGGGGTTATATGGAAAGAACCATATCCTGTCCTCAGTTTGTTCTCCCCAAGTTTGAAGTTTTTTGCCAACTCTCTCAAGAGTTGGTGATCCACCCTCAGTGGTGGGATGTGCATCAACCCACCGAATCCAAGATCCCTGACAATGGCCTTCTTCTCCTCAGTCATGTTTCTGAACTTATCATTCAGGAGATGTGTGGCACATTTGAGGTCTTTGGTTTGGTTTCTTGCTGCCATTTTTTCTGaaactaaaaatacacccaaagacatcagtaatatacacccatatatatatgactcagatacacccattgataacaactaagatacacccattgataacagtaagatacacccatatatatgagtCAAGACAGCCAGATATTCGCAAGATACACCCATTCATAACAGTGAGATACACCCATTCATAACAGTGAGATACACCCAAGATCTCAaacaagatacacccattgattaCAGTGacatacacccatagatattatTCAGATACATCCATATAGATATCAGAGAGATATCACTCAGCCATGCTTCAATATAAAGCCACATTACAAGGTTAAGCAGTTTACACCCCCGAATATACGGAATAAACCcccaaaaatca
This sequence is a window from Arachis stenosperma cultivar V10309 chromosome 10, arast.V10309.gnm1.PFL2, whole genome shotgun sequence. Protein-coding genes within it:
- the LOC130956644 gene encoding uncharacterized protein LOC130956644, which gives rise to MRTHLASLQASSDIECQVVSAICLILNQKKEKRFHAQIYCLPPDIVSMALSDHPKGEFISPKTNREFRVEAYPNFIPFIDRKKLSSHPYIFAPVCHSGHWWLWLINTRTRKCQILDPLHKKAPSHERKDINKFTGYVFSRLIAYAGGKPLEKGEKEKEIKAPYVKISGQKTSYDCAIYVMKWLELIEPENIKKGKYEWDNWTQEEVDHYRVEYASRILFSELNRQRDQVIRESSAIRLSKPSSVLLSPFCQINSEDIETG
- the LOC130956645 gene encoding uncharacterized protein LOC130956645 — translated: MGDSSTSSTSSISQGTFKSTKPSHFRAKINFQNIEIVVRKLHQNTINLSVKKNLKKKQTKNTQLSEKMAARNQTKDLKCATHLLNDKFRNMTEEKKAIVRDLGFGGLMHIPPLRVDHQLLRELAKNFKLGENKLRTGYGSFHITPKKIGDALGINATGDLFPEKVDYKKLSESDKIILKDSRMAFLLPTTINKISPVHLVPIFEMEGIEERNWGGHVLTFMIRGITDYQEKKKKAINGCLFALMIIYFHLSKNKRNNRGERPPKPWIANWTKEQLVKRMNEEREETLVSNHNKMDSRKRKQREEESDSDSESESEPSDEIEESLPAEKEKKKKETKTTPKDETYEISSDELDEWLGENVRKSAAEGDNQPDLGSTEDRYVSSETLPAVNLGSDDTSSQRRTEQSSVTLPSQSMLTPDNSNMMVVREQTQSEALAIVPIQFFVPPSQQTTTDADSEPTPMLQIEGARETTPETPKQHQETTPKLPPAPTKIHPDAEDAAALLMMARTASYVPKTDLPMPSFSLGLTDSSQEGASTQETEREKSPETATILEQLDSLVQKLAKGKDESPQIRRETGGESSAKFETPGGTNQIPDDMKEKLHLGDETEGGCKG